Proteins encoded in a region of the Eschrichtius robustus isolate mEscRob2 chromosome 16, mEscRob2.pri, whole genome shotgun sequence genome:
- the ZNF668 gene encoding zinc finger protein 668 translates to MEVESSEERSPAPGYKRSGRRYKCLSCTKTFPNAPRAARHAATHGPADCTEEVAVAKLKPETDPKAEDASGDKVSGAAAKPRPYACPLCPKAYKTAPELRSHGRSHTGEKPFPCPECGRRFMQPVCLRVHLASHAGELPFRCAHCPKAYGALSKLKIHQRGHTGERPYACADCGKSFADPSVFRKHRRTHAGLRPYSCERCGKAYAELKDLRNHERSHTGERPFLCSECGKSFSRSSSLTCHQRIHAAQKPYRCPACGKGFTQLSSYQSHERTHSGEKPFLCPRCGRMFSDPSSFRRHQRAHEGVKPYRCEKCGKDFRQPADLAMHRRVHTGDRPFKCLQCDKTFVASWDLKRHALVHSGQRPFRCEECGRAFAERASLTKHSRVHSGERPFHCNACGKSFVVSSSLRKHERTHRSSEAAGPPPPQELVVGLALPVSVAGEGSAAPAAGAGLGDPAAGLLGLPPESGGVMATQWQVVGMTVEHVECQDAGVGEAPGPLGGADEVGGEEVDEKPPQFVCRECKETFSTLTLLRRHERSHPELRPFPCTQCGKSFSDRAGLRKHSRTHSSVRPYTCPHCPKAFLSASDLRKHERTHPVPIGAPTPLEPLVALLGMPEEGPA, encoded by the exons ATGGAGGTAGAGTCTTCGGAGGAGAGGTCCCCAGCCCCAGGCTACAAGCGCTCTGGCCGCCGCTATAAGTGCCTGTCCTGTACCAAGACGTTTCCAAATGCACCCCGGGCAGCACGCCATGCTGCCACACATGGGCCTGCAGACTGCACAGAGGAGGTGGCCGTGGCAAAGCTGAAGCCAGAGACAGACCCCAAAGCGGAGGATGCCAGCGGGGACAAGGTGTCAGGAGCAGCGGCGAAGCCTCGGCCGTATGCGTGCCCGCTGTGCCCCAAGGCCTACAAAACGGCACCAGAGCTACGCAGTCACGGGCGCAGCCACACGGGCGAGAAGCCCTTCCCTTGCCCTGAGTGCGGTCGCCGCTTCATGCAGCCCGTGTGCCTGCGCGTGCACCTGGCCTCGCACGCCGGCGAATTGCCTTTCCGCTGTGCGCACTGCCCCAAGGCCTATGGCGCGCTCTCCAAGCTCAAGATCCACCAGCGCGGTCACACCGGCGAGAGGCCCTACGCCTGCGCCGACTGTGGCAAGAGCTTCGCTGACCCCTCAGTGTTCCGCAAGCACCGGCGCACGCACGCAGGCCTGCGGCCCTACAGCTGCGAGCGCTGCGGCAAGGCCTACGCGGAACTCAAGGACCTCCGCAACCACGAGCG GTCCCACACCGGCGAGCGCCCCTTCCTCTGCTCAGAGTGCGGGAAGAGCTTCTCCCGCTCGTCCTCGCTCACGTGCCACCAGCGCATCCATGCGGCGCAAAAGCCGTACCGCTGCCCAGCCTGTGGCAAGGGCTTCACGCAGCTCAGCTCCTACCAGAGCCACGAGCGCACGCACTCTGGCGAGAAGCCCTTTCTTTGCCCCCGCTGCGGCCGCATGTTCTCCGACCCCTCGAGCTTCCGGCGCCACCAGCGGGCGCACGAGGGTGTGAAACCCTACCGCTGCGAGAAGTGCGGCAAGGACTTCCGGCAGCCGGCCGACCTGGCCATGCATCGGCGGGTGCACACGGGCGACCGGCCGTTCAAGTGCCTGCAGTGTGACAAGACGTTCGTGGCGTCCTGGGACCTCAAGCGGCACGCGCTGGTGCACTCCGGCCAGCGGCCCTTCCGCTGCGAGGAATGCGGGCGAGCCTTCGCCGAGCGAGCCAGTCTCACTAAGCACAGCCGGGTGCACTCGGGTGAGCGCCCCTTCCACTGCAACGCCTGCGGAAAGTCCTTCGTGGTCTCGTCAAGCCTGAGGAAGCACGAGCGGACCCATCGCAGTAGCGAGGCCGCAGGGCCTCCCCCGCCGCAGGAGCTGGTAGTGGGGCTGGCGCTGCCGGTCAGTGTGGCAGGCGAGGGCTCAGCGGCCCCGGCAGCAGGGGCGGGGCTCGGGGACCCTGCAGCAGGGCTGCTGGGGCTGCCCCCGGAATCGGGTGGTGTGATGGCCACCCAGTGGCAAGTGGTGGGCATGACCGTGGAGCACGTGGAGTGCCAAGATGCTGGGGTTGGGGAGGCTCCTGGTCCCTTGGGGGGGGCAGACGAAGTGGGGGGTGAGGAGGTGGACGAGAAACCACCACAGTTTGTATGCCGGGAGTGCAAGGAGACGTTCTCCACGCTGACCTTGCTGCGACGGCACGAGCGCTCACACCCAGAGCTCCGGCCCTTTCCCTGCACCCAGTGCGGCAAGAGCTTCTCAGACCGGGCTGGGCTGCGCAAGCACAGCCGCACCCACAGCTCTGTGCGCCCCTACACCTGCCCCCACTGCCCCAAGGCCTTCTTAAGTGCCAGCGACCTGCGCAAGCACGAACGCACCCACCCTGTGCCCATCGGGGCCCCCACGCCCCTCGAGCCCCTCGTGGCTTTGCTAGGAATGCCTGAAGAGGGCCCAGCCTGA